The Actinoplanes sp. N902-109 genomic interval GCCTGGGACGGCGACAGCGGCACCCTGGTGGCCGAGGTGCCGACGGGAGGGGCCTGGCCGCGGCACATCGCGCTGGCCGGTGATCACCTCTACGTAGCCAATGAGAGATCACATACCGTCACAACTCTCCGGATCGACCCGGATTCGGGCATCCCGGCGCCGGCTGCTGCACCGACGGGTGTGAGCAGCCCGACCTGTGTCCTGCACTACCGCACACCGCGCGGATAGGGGCAACTACGCACAGTCAATTAAGTATCTGATAATGCCAATACGAGTAACTTTCGTCCGAACGTATATGGCATTCAGGTCCAGGCATGCGCAGTATGGATCGCGTGTCTGGCCGCCATCGCAGAAACTTCAGTCTCAAAGGAGCGGGCGTCGTCGCAAGTGCGATGGCGATCGTTCTCGTTCTCGTCGGCGGCTGGTTCGGCTATCAACAACTTTCCGACAAGGGTTGTTCGGGCCAGCTCGCGCTCAATGTGGCCGCCGCCACCGAGATCGCGCCGGCCGTGCAACAAGCGGCCAAGAAGTGGACGACCGACGGCGCCCAGGTCGACGGGACGTGCGTCAGCGTCAATGTGAGCAGCGTCAACCCGGCCACCATGGCGTCCACCGTCGCGCTCAAGCACGGGGTGTCGCTGACCGGCCTCGGCGCCGCCAGCAAGAACGGCACGCTGCCGGACGTCTGGATCCCCGACTCCACGACCTGGCTGATGCGCATCCGCTCCGAGGCCTCCGGCTACCAGCCCACCGACGGCACCTCGCTGGCCCAGAGCCCGGTCGTGGTCGCCATGCCCGAGCCGATCGCCGAGAGCGCCGGCTGGCCCGACCGCAAGCTCGGCTGGACCGACCTGGTCGCCAAGATGACCTCGGGCAACGCGATGCGCACCGGCATCGTCGACCCCACCCGTGACGCCGCCGGCCTGGCCGGCCTGCTCGCCCTCGGCGGTGCCGCCGGCGGCAGCGCCACGGCCAAGGCGGCCCAGGCGGGCGCCCTGCGCAACCTCGCCGCCGGCAGCTCCTCGCTGCGCGACGACCTGCTGCAGAAGTTCCCCCGCTCCACCGAGGCGGCCGACCTGGCCAGCGGCATCAGCGCAGCGCCGCTCTCCGAGGAGGACGTCATCGAGTACAACGCGGAGAAGCCGGTCGTCCCGCTCGTCGCGCTCTACCTCGACCCCGAACCGCCGGTGCTCGACTACCCGTACGCCGTCACCCCCGGCCTCGAGGTCAACACCCAGGCCGCGGCCACCGGCCTGCGCCAGGCCATGCAGAACACCGCCTTCACCGACGAGCTCGCCAAGGCGGGCCTGCGCGGCCCCGGCGGCACGCCCGGCGCCGGCTTCGCCGCCCCCATCGGCGCCCCCAAGGTCTCCGCCGCCACCGGCACCCAGGGCTCGGCAGCCGCGGGCCTCGACGCCGGCGCGATCAACCAGGCCATCGGCAGCTGGGCCGCGATCACCCTGCCCGGCCGGGTGCTGGCAGTCTTCGACGTCTCCGGCTCCATGGACACCCCGGTGCCCACCGCCAACAACCTCAGCCGCGCGGCAGTCACCCGAGCCGCCGCGACCCAGGGTCTCAGCCTCTTCGACGACAAGTGGGACGTCGGTGTGTGGGTCTTCTCCACCGAGATGCAGGGCAAGCTGCCGTACAAGGAGATCGTCCCGATCAGCCCGCTGACCTCGGCCCGCGCCAAGCTCCAGGACTCGATCAAGTTCATCACCCCCAAGGAGGACGGCGGC includes:
- a CDS encoding substrate-binding domain-containing protein, which produces MAIVLVLVGGWFGYQQLSDKGCSGQLALNVAAATEIAPAVQQAAKKWTTDGAQVDGTCVSVNVSSVNPATMASTVALKHGVSLTGLGAASKNGTLPDVWIPDSTTWLMRIRSEASGYQPTDGTSLAQSPVVVAMPEPIAESAGWPDRKLGWTDLVAKMTSGNAMRTGIVDPTRDAAGLAGLLALGGAAGGSATAKAAQAGALRNLAAGSSSLRDDLLQKFPRSTEAADLASGISAAPLSEEDVIEYNAEKPVVPLVALYLDPEPPVLDYPYAVTPGLEVNTQAAATGLRQAMQNTAFTDELAKAGLRGPGGTPGAGFAAPIGAPKVSAATGTQGSAAAGLDAGAINQAIGSWAAITLPGRVLAVFDVSGSMDTPVPTANNLSRAAVTRAAATQGLSLFDDKWDVGVWVFSTEMQGKLPYKEIVPISPLTSARAKLQDSIKFITPKEDGGTGLYDTALAAYKKVQDDWQPGRVNSVILFTDGQNSNKDGISRGTLISELKKAADPKRPVRLVIVGIGNEVDSNELDAIAGATSAGGVFIAEDPAKISDIFLEAISSRSGAAR